From one Planococcus citri chromosome 3, ihPlaCitr1.1, whole genome shotgun sequence genomic stretch:
- the Lrrk gene encoding leucine-rich repeat serine/threonine-protein kinase 1 isoform X1 produces MDYQDSFGEQEEEDFPGRLLHQAALWDNAELLEDLLRGEQLAYINSQDAWGRTPLHAAATTENSKCLRVLLQSGANPNIACGTRGEAKTPLHICAEYGFLNNVKLLLSYKANLITKDIAGLTAYDIAENGEHIKCAQLLKEAADAWEQSRHTAHVALRDAVLIGDVQLLKSLIAELGDEAEPIINMAPNGSNTLLFVACEMGNKDIVKLLIDNDADGRIHPVTRYSPLYISCFKGWIDVVDILLKKFPELVQQCTVEKWLPIHAACINGHMNVMEILLKYQYPKQMYCKYRIGDWEYELPFDVNMKDVTGQNVLYIASLLGNYKMVDAILKYKVRAIRIKSCENENETDDTNKNVELPSPTRRRISDGIQSIMSRLNLGLNNASNTNDINERFVSPWNVDDYCNHHSETALHAAVRQKHVEIVSLLLLAGANPNLSIYSVDNGCAAESSRQNAGSRSSSSTRNQTTTALVVACENRDVSMVELLLKNEARDDEAKALFVAIQNGDDILITKLLSIKAYTDPEHKINKKAMNEKMHANFGALTNFTYSNMFAYTPVMINWHNAYQCQLPRIKPQWLVDAALHINPKLKLNPKSQQIVLYAITRLDVSNNALTSIPPVIFQLQSLRYLNLAQNKIKKLPTSQDFEEECSPSNKRRSRVTFTREKGYSAPFLEELYLQDNRLEEIPEEVFRLPLLVTLDVSNNKLQELPFQLWRAPKLKELNAAFNLLRELPAPSIEEISASRKSICSIDSGHSTDSASDALTNAMSENSCKWKSVQLLELQHHNEWSETVEISEQILHVEEHENSANCSQLSSLNLAHNQFTAIPVVLSCLAVNLTRLNMAYNSLRTMSYITSYPSSLKQLDLSHNKICVWPSLPQVHDDNLDPTEQAFISCYHQESGFKMTVNKLLSGRRQTLRSSVLNSVCTHRRHLRLENLRTLVLADNSITRIQFSTDDDGLYSNLHDSRDDLDDWEGINASSALTNNPTSVKTRLMFPNVSMLDLSNNHLREIPSNIHELGNLSVLNISGNIDITELPPQMGLLSRLWNLNTRGCNLQEPLRSMIDSNKYKTMDVVGYLKSILEDARPYARMKLMIVGVQGIGKTSLLDQLRQEGSGSYKKKPVEHWAKRMGNKNINVKTSKGTNMSTVGVDIADWVYEKKVRNHSSHGPVMFRTWDFGGQREYYATHQYFLSKRSLYLVVWRIPDGQKGILEIFHWLINIQARAPNSPVLIIGTHYDLMREQFPATRSEDLQQLIREKFVNIVDAEKCGLPRVLDTIEVSCKTRHNIKLLCNLIYDTVFSLRLPGSKELLLEQKVPASYLALEDVVSHVAAERRQRGHDPVLNVQEYKTVVSNEMMTKFQRSFRDWAELHQATLFLHENGVLLHYDDATLKELYFLDPQWLCDMLAHVVTIREINPFARTGIMKLDDLKHIFKSTNLNLTDAQEYIVNLLNKFEVALTWDNRTLLIPSLLPSEEETLSVRTTSVRIPLRSRNWAIRSKKASTSNLVTLSGSTFHHNSPGGSFDKDATSSNMLAEMTNRSDPEASIRRLLIMTYFPSGFWSRLITRILGDDSIIEIVRCFFIIPKEVMQDNQLLKLLDVKVEWVLWQTGMELRYADIVIFRVKEVLPNVRTSPINYKEQRIFIKQENVWCDIDLKNASLLEIFLPLDNIVIKRPVLQKDENIGYQAIVLDPSPEYSTQLLALTVDHIDVLLEDWYPTLGTRFVHTSEGKFLITRLVPCPRCISSSSEDGGSFQNDIDDCKNPSWQQCLSNKTSENQNTNAQEFDDRIRRIRKSQESCTSDGDSGVGGESPSSSCKTSVEGYPETKTHDDDDKKSGSYSWLIEECILASYNRKCVTCPTHGDISLAQVAPDTLFLDLGEKCLIRPQHISRGKLLGRGAFGFVFKGTYKIRGTNDVINVAMKMLQPVQPGTNANPSALMAYKGAQNKWDRDPLQYACKAYCTARQELNILLNLQHINIVPLIGVCTKPLALVLDLAPCGALDQTLKNYRRSGARFDAFTLQAIILQAAKALEYLHQQHIIYRDLKSENVLVWCIPPPFYHSEELPKVHIKLADYGISRLTLPSGTKGFGGTEGFMAPEIMKYNGEEEYTEKVDCFSFGMFIYELLTLHQPFENHESVKECILEGGRPSLTRKETLYPSYMLDLMVICWAQSPSERPSASQIVSIASAPEFTHLYDVVSLDHSSPIITSLAVPLSSTVANAGEYTNENKYGGEVWLGCSNLRADQLLNNDKNWLQYSSLNLPECPTAMAVVDEKYVWIGDVRGQIHAYSVIDCSHIFSYALSLDTNDIGSVCKLAYLPHLNRVAVALTNGRIFLVRSDTLPSTSTMAEGSFVMTELGSTTILYTLTVLYKADETGKPNSVCELWCGESNGTISIFTMHENSVVGHDIINHFETPLPNVEVLQLVSSHSPILYHSRHPAVWSYIYPGCVVYEWEPQSRTILNKLDCSKLAPCSESIKSISIEEHLSPGRCQVTSICVMENEIYIGTTWGCIVVAERESMRPITVFRPFQEEVCSILALPVKVDGRTCLATVGRGYRSLINRYKPGNVSSKASLLINSSTFAILWSTGYWAAT; encoded by the exons ATGGATTATCAAGACTCCTTTGGTGAACAGGAAGAAGAGGATTTTCCAGGCAGACTTCTTCACCAG GCGGCATTGTGGGATAATGCTGAACTGCTGGAAGATTTACTAAGAGGCGAACAGCTGGCATATATCAATAGTCAAGACGCTTGGGGACGTACTCCGTTACATGCTGCAGCAActacagaaaattcaaaatgtttaagAGTATTGTTACAGTCTGGAG CCAATCCAAACATTGCTTGTGGTACTAGAGGTGAAGCTAAA ACTCCACTACATATATGTGCTGAGTATGGATTCCTAAACAACGTAAAATTATTGCTATCGTATAAAGCAAATTTAATTACAAAAGACATAGCCGGTTTAACCGCGTACGATATCGCCGAAAATGGGGAACACATCAAATGCGCACAGCTGTTGAAAGAAGCCGCTG atgcCTGGGAGCAGTCTCGACACACTGCTCATGTAGCTTTACGTGATGCTGTACTCATAGGAGACGTTCAATTACTCAAATCTTTGATAGCAGAACTTGGCGATGAAGCTGAACCTATTATTAATATGGCTCCCAATGGGTCAAATACTTTGCTTTTTGT AGCTTGTGAAATGGGTAATAAAGATATCGTTAAACTTTTGATCGACAACGACGCCGATGGTCGTATACATCCGGTGACTAGATATTCTCCACTGTATATATCCTGTTTCAAAGGATGGATCGATGTTGTGGATATCTTACTAAAG aaatttcCGGAGCTCGTTCAGCAATGTACTGTTGAAAAGTGGTTACCCATTCATGCAGCTTGTATCAACGGTCACATGAATGTAATGGAAATCTTGCTCAAATATCAGTATCCTAAGCAGATGTATTGTAAATACAG AATTGGCGATTGGGAGTACGAGCTGCCGTTTGATGTCAATATGAAAGATGTTACTGGGCAAAATGTTCTGTACATTGCTTCTCTATTAGGCAATTACAAAATGGTTGACGCTATACTAAAGTATAAAGTTAGAGCAATACGGATAAAG TCATGTGAGAATGAGAATGAAACTGATGATACCAATAAAAATGTCGAACTACCTAGTCCTACCAGAAGACGAATTTCTGATGGTATTCAATCGATAATGTCACGTTTAAATTTAGGATTAAATAACGCTTCTAATACGAACGACATCAACGAAAGATTTGTATCTCCTTGGAATGTCGACGATTATTGCAACCATCATAGTGAAACTGCTTTGCATGCTGCTGTTCGTCAAAAACACGTTGAAATTGTATCACTTCTACTGTTAGCTGGAGCTAATCCGAATTTGAGCATTTATTCTGTGGATAAT GGCTGCGCTGCAGAATCTTCTCGTCAAAATGCTGGTAGTCGTTCTAGTTCGTCAACTCGTAATCAAACCACTACAGCGTTGGTAGTTGCTTGCGAAAATAGAGACGTTTCTATGGTGGagttattattgaaaaatgaagctaGAGATGACGAAGCCAAAGCGTTATTCGTTGCTATTCAAAACGGAGATGATATATTAATTACGAAACTGCTCTCTATCAAA gCGTACACCGATCCGGAgcataaaattaataaaaaagcaatgaatgaaaaaatgcacGCTAATTTCGGAGCATTGACCAATTTCACTTATAGTAATATGTTCGCCTATACTCCCGTTATGATAAATTGGCACAATGCATATCAGTGTCAGTTGCCTCGTATAAAACCTCAGTGGCTG GTTGATGCCGCTTTGCATattaatccaaaattgaaattaaatccgAAAAGTCAACAAATCGTTTTGTATGCCATCACTAGACTTGATGTGTCCAATAATGCGTTGACTTCTATTCCTCCTGTGATTTTTCAACTACAAAGTTTAAG gtatttaaatttagcacaaaataaaatcaaaaagttaCCAACGTCACAAGATTTTGAAGAAGAATGCTCTCCTTCAAACAAACGCCGCTCCAGAGTTACCTTCACACGAGAAAAAGGGTATTCAGCTCCGTTCCTTGAAGAATTGTATTTACAG GATAATCGTTTGGAAGAAATACCAGAGGAAGTGTTCCGTCTGCCTTTATTAGTAACGCTAGACGTTTCCAATAATAAATTGCAAGAGTTACCGTTTCAATTATGGAGAGCTCCTAAGCTGAAAGAACTTAATGCAGCGTTTAATTTATTGAGAGAACTACCAGCGCCTTCCATCGAA GAAATTAGCGCGAGTCGTAAAAGTATTTGCTCCATTGATTCTGGCCATAGCACTGATTCCGCTTCAGATGCTTTAACGAACGCAATGTCTGAAAATTCTTGTAAATGGAAAAGCGTACA ATTGCTCGAGTTGCAACATCACAACGAATGGTCCGAAACTGTAGAAATCAGCGAACAAATTTTACACGTAGAAGAGCATGAAAACAGTGCAAATTGTTCTCAGTTATCATCGTTGAATTTAGCTCATAATCAGTTCACTGCTATACCAGTAGTATTGTCATGCTTGGCAGTCAACTTGACTAGATTGAACATGGCGTATAATAG TTTACGTACAATGAGTTATATCACTTCGTATCCAAGTTCATTAAAACAACTAGATTTAAGCCATAATAAGATCTGTGTTTGGCCAAGCTTGCCTCAGGTTCACGATGATAATTTAGATCCAACGGAACAAGCGTTTATTTCATGCTATCATCAAGAATCCGGGTTTAAGATGACCGTTAATAAATTATTATCAG GTCGTAGACAGACGTTACGTTCTTCGGTTTTGAATAGTGTTTGTACACATCGTAGACATTTAAGGTTAGAGAATCTCAGAACTCTGGTATTGGCCGATAACTCCATCACTAGAATACAATTTTCAACCGATGATGATGGATTGTATTCTAATTTACACGATTCGCGAGATGATCTAGATGACTGG GAGGGTATAAACGCATCAAGTGCTTTAACAAACAATCCTACGTCTGTGAAAACTAGATTGATGTTTCCTAATGTAAGTATGTTAGATCTGAGCAATAATCATTTGAGAGAGATACCTTCGAATATTCACGAACTTGGAAATCTATCAGTATTAAATATTAGCGGAAATATAG ATATCACCGAGCTTCCGCCTCAGATGGGTTTGTTGTCGAGGTTATGGAATTTAAATACTCGAGGATGTAATCTCCAAGAACCCCTGAGATCCATGATTGACTCGAATAAGTATAAGACGATGGATGTCGTCGGATACTTGAAATCTATTCTAGAAGATGCTCGACCGTATGCCAGAATGAAATTGATGATCGTTGGTGTTCAGGGTATAGGCAAAACATCGCTTCTAGACCAACTTCGACAAGAAGGAAGTGGATCTTATAAAAAGAAACCTGTCGAG CATTGGGCTAAACGAATGGGCAACAAGAATATCAACGTGAAAACATCAAAAGGAACCAATATGTCTACCGTTGGCGTGGATATTGCCGATTGGGTTTATGAAAAGAAAGTCCGAAATCATTCTTCTCATGGGCCTGTTATGTTTAG AACTTGGGATTTTGGAGGACAGCGCGAATACTACGCTACTCATCAGTACTTTTTATCAAAACGTAGTCTGTACTTAGTAGTGTGGCGTATCCCCGATGGTCAGAAAGgtattttggagatttttcatTGGCTCATCAACATACAG GCTAGAGCTCCGAACTCACCTGTTTTGATTATCGGCACACACTATGATTTGATGAGAGAACAATTTCCTGCTACTCGATCCGAAGATTTACAACAGCTGATTCGTGAAAA GTTTGTGAATATCGTGGATGCTGAAAAATGCGGTCTGCCTCGTGTACTGGATACTATTGAAGTTAGCTGCAAAACTCGCCATAATATTAAGCTACTGTGTAATCTCATCTACGATACTGTCTTCAGTCTGCGCTTGCCAG GAAGTAAAGAATTATTACTGGAACAAAAAGTACCAGCTTCATATCTTGCTTTGGAAGATGTAGTGAGCCATGTTGCCGCTGAGCGTCGTCAAAGAGGACATGATCCTGTGCTAAATGTTCAAGAATACAAAACGGTGGTTTCAAACGAAATGATGACTAAATTCCAACGTTCCTTCAGAGATTGGGCTGAACTACATCAAGCTACTTTGTTTTTACATGAAAATg GAGTACTGTTACATTACGACGATGCGACGCTGAAAGAATTATATTTCTTGGACCCCCAATGGTTATGTGATATGTTGGCTCATGTAGTTACAATCCGTGAAATCAATCCTTTTGCCCGAACTG gtATTATGAAGTTGGACGATCTAAAGCACATTTTCAAATCAACTAATTTAAATTTGACCGATGCTCAAGAGTATATCGtcaatttattaaataaatttgaagtAGCTCTCACGTGGGATAATAGAACGTTATTAATTCCATCGTTATTGCCGTCCGAAGAAGAAACATTGAGTGTTCGTACTACATCTGTTCGG ATTCCACTGAGATCCAGAAATTGGGCTATTAGAAGCAAGAAGGCATCAACTAGTAATTTGGTAACACTGTCCGGAAGTACGTTTCATCATAATTCGCCAG GTGGAAGCTTTGACAAAGATGCGACGTCAAGTAATATGTTGGCTGAAATGACTAATCGATCTGATCCAGAAGCTTCAATAAGAAGATTATTAATCATGACATACTTTCCGTCCGGTTTTTGGTCTCGATTAATTACACGAATTTTGGGAGATGATTCTATTATAGAAATCGTTAGATGTTTCTTCATAATTCCGAAAgag GTAATGCAAGACAACCAATTACTCAAACTTTTGGATGTGAAAGTAGAATGGGTATTATGGCAAACTGGTATGGAGCTTCGGTATGCGGATATAGTGATTTTTCGAGTAAAAGAAGTATTACCTAATGTTCGAACTTCGCCTATTAATTACAAAGAGCAGAG GATTTTCATCAAACAAGAGAACGTATGGTGCgacattgatttgaaaaatgcttcTTTGTTAGAGATCTTTTTGCCATTAGATAATATAGTTATCAAACGTCCAGTTCTTCAGAAAGACGAAAATATTGGATATCAGGCTATTGTACTTGACCCATCGCCAGAATATTCTACTCAACTGTTGGCTCTTACAGTAGACCATATTGATGTACTTCTGGAAGATTGGTATCCTACTTTGG GTACGCGGTTCGTTCATACGTCCGAAGGTAAATTCTTGATTACGCGGCTGGTACCGTGTCCTAGATGTATCTCGAGTTCTTCAGAAGATGGAGGATCATTCCAAAACGATATCGATGATTGCAAAAATCCCAGCTGGCAACAATGCTTGTCGAATAAAACGTCTGAAAATCAG AATACAAATGCTCAAGAATTTGATGATCGAATACGCCGAATTCGTAAATCGCAAGAAAGTTGTACTTCAGATGGCGATAGTGGTGTTGGAGGGGAAAGCCCTTCTTCGAG TTGTAAAACCTCTGTGGAAGGATATCCGGAAACTAAAACacacgatgatgatgataaaaaGTCAGGAAGTTATAGCTGGTTGATAGAGGAATGTATATTAGCTTCATATAATCGTAAATGTGTGACATGTCCTACACATGGCGATATCTCCCTTGCCCAAGTTGCTCCGGATACG TTATTCTTGGATCTTGGTGAGAAATGTTTGATCCGACCTCAGCACATATCTCGTGGTAAACTGCTTGGTCGCGGTGCCTTCGGATTTGTGTTCAAAGGCACATATAAAATTAGAGGAACTAATGACGTAATCAATGTAGCAATGAAAATGTTACAACCAGTTCAACCGGGAACGAATGCTAATCCATCGGCGCTCATGGCATATAAA ggcgCTCAAAATAAATGGGATCGCGATCCTTTGCAATACGCCTGCAAAGCGTATTGCACTGCCAGACAAGAGCTAAATATTCTTTTAAATCTGCAACATATCAATATCGTCCCTTTGATCGGCGTGTGTACCAAACCATTAGCTCTAGTTTTGGATCTGGCACCTTGTGGAGCTTTAGatcagactttgaaaaattatagacgATCTGGTGCTAGATTTGATGCGTTCACTTTACAAGCCATTATACTTCAA GCAGCCAAAGCTTTAGAATATCTCCATCAACAGCATATTATTTATAGAGATTTAAAAAGTGAGAATGTATTAGTGTGGTGTATTCCTCCACCGTTTTATCATTCGGAAGAATTACCCAAAGTTCATATTAAACTTGCCGACTATG GTATAAGTAGATTAACGCTTCCTTCTGGTACTAAAGGATTTGGCGGTACTGAAGGCTTCATGGCTCcagaaattatgaaatataACGGCGAAGAAGAATATACTGAGAAG GTGGATTGTTTCTCGTTTGGAATGTTCATTTACGAATTGCTAACGCTACATCAACCGTTTGAAAATCACGAATCAGTGAAAGAATGTATTTTAGAAGGAGGACGTCCATCGTTAACTCGAAAA GAAACATTGTATCCTAGTTATATGCTTGATTTGATGGTAATTTGCTGGGCACAATCTCCATCGGAACGACCGTCTGCCAGTCAAATAGTATCGATAGCTTCGGCGCCGGAATTCACTCATTTGTACGATGTCGTATCGTTGGATCATTCATCGCCCATTATTACATCTTTAGCAGTTCCTCTTAGTTCAACGGTCGCGAATG CAGGCGAATATACGAACGAAAACAAATATGGTGGCGAAGTATGGCTCGGATGTTCGAATTTAAGAGCCGATCAGTTATTGAACAATGATAAAAACTGGTTGCAGTATTCGTCGCTCAATTTACCCGAATGCCCTACTGCAATGGCAGtggttgatgaaaaatatgtttGGATAGGAGACGTACGTGGGCAAATACACGCATATTC TGTGATAGATTGCAGTCATATTTTTAGTTACGCTTTAAGTTTGGATACTAACGATATTGGTAGCGTTTGCAAGCTGGCCTATCTTCCACATTTAAATCGAGTAGCCGTTGCTTTGACCAATGGTCGTATATTTTTAGTGAGAAGCGATACGCTACCATCAACCAGTACCATGGCTGAAGGTAGTTTTGTGATGACTGAATTAGGCAGTACAACTATTTTATACACGCTTACGGTGCTCTATAAAGCTGATGAAACCGGCAAACCGAATTC TGTTTGTGAATTATGGTGCGGTGAGAGCAACGGCACAATATCTATATTTACGATGCATGAAAATTCCGTAGTAGGTCACGACATCATCAACCATTTTGAAACACCGTTGCCAAATGTTGAAGTACTACAATTGGTATCGTCTCATTCGCCAATATTATACCACTCACGTCATCCGGCCGTGTGGTCGTATATATATCCAG GATGCGTCGTATACGAATGGGAACCGCAATCGAGAaccattttgaataaattagaTTGCTCAAAATTAGCACCCTGCTCGGAAAGTATCAAGTCTATTAGTATCGAAGAGCATCTTAGTCCCGGCCGATGCCAA gtAACTAGTATTTGTGTAATGGAGAATGAAATCTATATCGGTACAACTTGGGGTTGTATTGTGGTCGCTGAGCGTGAATCAATGCGACCGATTACAGTGTTTCGACCTTTTCAAGAAGAAGTATGCTCGATATTGGCGTTACCAGTCAAAGTTGACGGTCGAACGTGTCTCGCTACCGTAGGACGTGGTTATCGAAGCCTCATTAATCGCTATAAACCTGGAAATGTCTCTTCAAAAGCGTCATTGTTGATTAATAGCAGCACATTCGCGATTCTTTGGTCGACTGGGTATTGGGCTGCGacttaa